Within Candidatus Thorarchaeota archaeon, the genomic segment TGGACCACTTTGAGTCGTTCGATGCCGTGCTGATCAATGAGGTCGATACTCTGATCAGAAGGACCAGTGGCCGCACCACGCTGATATTTCCATGGCCTACTATTCTCTCACTTACCGAGGGGAAGTGGATAATTGGAATGAGCGGCACTCTGCGGGATGATCATGCAGTCTTCAATGAAGAGCAGATCGAGATTCGTAGAGAGTTGGTCACTCTCCAGAAGCATATCCGCGATGCTGTAGTGATCTCCATGGATGAACTCTACGGGACCGATGTGGAGGACTTTCTGGAACCAACTCTCCTGAAGGTCGAGCCCGTGGCCGATACTAAGATTCGATCGATAGCCCACGTCATTGACGAGATCATTCGTGACACACGTGGGGAGATTCGACAGCAACTTGACGAGGAGGGGAATCTTCACCTTATCGGTGATGATGTTCGACGGATCCATCTTATGCTCGAACGGCTGCCCATTGACGATGAACTGAAGGGTCGCTATTCAGGTCTTCTGATGCTACGAAAATACATCTATGCTATGCCACCCCACCAGTTCCTGCGTATGTTCCGTGGCAAGACCATCACCCACTACTTCGATGTCGCCGCACTTCGTCGCACGTTTCCAAAGGTCTCCTCAAAGACTTGGAGAGTCGTGGAGATCGCTAAAGATCACACAAAGACGCTTGTCCTGACCTCCTATCTTGAGATGGTCTCTCAGATCAAGTGGGCTCTTGAAAAGGCTGGTCTGCAGGCGCTCACGATCACCGGGCAGACGCGAAATGCGCGGGATGTTCTACGCCAGTTCCGTGAGGATGTTGATGCTCGGGTCTTGGTACTCTCCCCTGTTGGCGAACGCGATCTGGATATTCCTCAGGCTGAGGTCATGGTCGTCTGTGACACGATCAACACGACCAAGACAATGTATCAGAAGTTCAAGCGTACCCGCGGTGGTCTTGTTGTGCTTCTTGTCTATCAAGGAACGTATGAAGAACGAAAGGCGCATTATCTGCTCAAATCGGTGGCCGAAAAGTATCCGTGGTCTGTGACGATCGCGGAATAGTGAGATATGGCCTTCGGAGACCGTGTTTTCTCATTCCTCCCAAGAGTTATTTATGTTAGTACGAATTATTTCGATGATTGGAATGAGGAAATCTGTGCTCGTTTGTCTTATTGCGTTCATGATTGTGTTTGCAGGTGTGATATTATATTATTATACGCATCGGCCAATACATCTCAATGCTACAGTTGTCTCACAACTGACAGGCCAAGATGCGCTTAACAATACGCAGACTGTTGATGTCAATGGAACAGACCTTGGGATTGTGTTCGATCATCAAGGTATGCTCTACTACATGTTTGGCGACACGTTCGGTTGTGGTACTGGGTTCGCGTTGAACTGGCGTTCTAACACACTGGCCTATTCTACTGACACCGATCCAAGTGATGGGATCATGCTCAAAGGCTGGATCATCCAACCACGCTCAACGTATGCAAAGGAATTGATTGGAAGTCTGAAACAGGATAATGTCGAGATGACCTCCATTCCCACAGCCGTCTATTCTGACAACCACACGATCTACGTCTACTATATGAGTGTCAAACATTGGTCCTCAACTGGTGGAATGTGGACATGTAACAATGCAAGTATTGCGTACTCTACAGACAATGGTCAGAACTTTGTCAAGGCGGGGAATATCAGCTGGCCCGGCGACAGTAATTTTGTGCAATTCGGTGTTGCTCAAGGAGCTCCTTCTGATCAACTCATATCCTCTGGTGACTACATCTATCTGTTGGCCACCGGAAGTGGTCGTTTCAAGGGGGCCTATTTGATGCGTGCTCCCAGAAATGCCCTGCTCAATCAGCTTGGTTACTCGTATTTTGCAGGTCTCAATTCGAGTGGTGGTCCCACTTGGACATCGGACATGACTCAGGCTCAGTTGGTTCTCCAGAAACCTGTTGGTGAACTCTCAGTGATGTGGAACTCGTACTTGAACAAGTGGACTGTGTGGTACACTAATAATGTAGCCTTTGCAATAACACTACGAACTGCTGATAATTTATGGGGCCCATGGAGCGATCCGGTCATCGTGGCCGACGCCAAGACATACCCTGGTCTATACGGATCATATGTGCATCCTTCTCTTGTAGAAAAGAGTGGTTCTGTTGTATATTTCATTATGAGCCGTTGGAGCGTCTACAACACCTTTGTCATGCGTGTTGATCTATCTCCGATAGGGCCACCTGTCAGGGCCACAACTCTATCTCCCCAAATGTATGCAATTCCCCGATCGCAGTTTCGAGACCTCTTCTTCGCTTCAACATTACGATTATAAGCTCTGTCTGTTTGATTGCCAGCGAATCACATTGTCTTTGGAATTGGGTTCGAGCATAGGCATTGGATTGGACATTGCAGAGGTCAATAGGTTTCGAAGCTTGGGTGTCACACACCCCTTCTTTACACGTGTCTTTACGGTTTCCGAACGCGACTACTGCATGACATACTCCGACCCATTTCCCCATTTTGCAGGGCTATTTGCTGCAAAGGAGGCCGTGATAAAAGCACTCTCTCATCAGGCATATCTTCCCCTACAGAGAGTTGAGATCCAACATTCTCCCTCAGGTTCCCCTCAGGTCAGTGTCCCTGTTACTATTACACGGTCTATCATTCTGAGTATATCTCATTCCAGCCAGTATGCTGTTGCAGTGGCTCTCTCCCTGAGCCCGAATGGCACCATCGACCCCGACGAATTGCATCTCATGATCGAGACTCTTGCTACTAAAGCACTGCCAATGGAGGTTTCCCAAAGTGAGTGAGAAACTTGCCAAACTATTAGGAGTCGTCCGGACAGATCCTTCCTATCTTAACTTATGGAGCACCTACAAACGAATCCAGACAATGGATCTCCCCACCCCAGACGACCTTAACAAGATCGTACGGCTTGCAGTCATTGGGTCATCTACACTCGAACCGCTGGCAGCCTGTGTGGATGTCAAGACACGACTGCTTGGATTATTCCCCATCACCTTTGTTGGTGGTTTCAACACCTATCGGCAAGAGGCCCTTGATCCCTCTTCTCCATTGTATGCTCACAATGCTGATGTGATCATTCTATCCGTGGACGCTTGGTCTCTGCTAGGTCAGATGTTTATAGCCGAGTTTGTGAGAATGTCTTCTGACGATAGGCGTGCCGCCTTTCAGAAGATTGTTGATGATGTTGCTTCTGTGGCCGAGGCTCTTGAAACGAAGACATCCTCTCTCATCCTCGTCAATAATTTCATTGTTCCAACTTTTACTCCCTTGGGTCTTGTGGATAACAAACAGGCGTATGGTCTTCGTGATCTCTTTCGAGAGGCGAATGCTCAACTAGAAGAGCGATTTCGTGCCACGAGCCGAGTCTTCGTTGTGGATCTTGATACTGTCGCAGCCTCTTTTGGTAAGGCGAATGTAGTCAATTGGAATACCTACTATCGTGGCTCAGTCCCGTTCAGTGAGGGATTCACGCCCATACTTGCGGATGAGTATTTACGGTATATCCGGGCTCTAAAAGGCCTGACGAAGAAGTGCATAGTTTTGGACTTGGACAATACGCTCTGGGGCGGGATCATCGGGGAAGACGGCATGGAAGGGATCAAGCTTGGAAATACCTCTCCCGGTAACGAGTTTGTAGATTTTCAGAGAGCATTACTCTCACTGTACAATCGTGGTGTGATTCTTGCTGTCAATAGCAAGAACAATCCTGATGATGCTCTTCAAGTGCTTCGGGAGCACCCGTATCAAGTGCTTCGTGAGGAGCATTTTGCAGCTCTCAGGATTAACTGGCAGAGTAAGGTGCAAAACCTCATAGAGCTTGCTCATGAGATCAATATCGGTCTTGACAGCATGGTCTTCATAGACGACAATCCCGTTGAACGTGAGCAGGTCCGACAGGCACTGCCAGAGGTTCTGGTTGTAGACCTTCCAAAGAATCCACGCCTCTATCGCGCCACACTTGAGGATCTTCATGTCTTTGATGTTCTCTCCCTCACGGCTGAAGATATGCGTCGTGGGGAGATGTACGTGGGTAAGCGGAAACGTGCCGAGCTAGAGCGATCAACAGGGTCTCTTGAGGATTTTCTCAAAACACTGGATCTGAAAGTTCGCATTAAGCTTGCTGACGATTTTGATACCCCGCGAGTGGTTCAACTTATCGGCAAGACCAACCAGTTCAATCTCACGACCCGCCGGCACACCGATGCCGAAGTCCAGCAGTTTCGCAAGTCGCCTGATCACCGTGTCTATAGTCTGGCTGTCCGCGACCGCTTCGGGGACGAGGGAGTTGTCGGTGTGGCGATTACTCGTGCTGAGAAGACTGACTGGATCATTGACACACTTCTGATGAGTTGCCGTGTCATAGGTCGTAACATCGAGACCGCCTTTCTTGCGAAGATTATTGCTGATGCACGCGAGGCAGGTGCGAAGCGTCTTGTCGGAGAGTACATTCCAACAAAGAAGAACGCTCCAGCGAAGGACTTGTATGAGAGGCACAACTTTACGCTTCTCGGTACTGAAGGCGATGTGACACGTTGGGCCTTGGATATCACAGAAAAGACCATTGAAGTACCTGAATACATAGAACTTGTCGAGGAATGGCCATGAGCAGCACCGATGAACGACTGGTAGAGATCGTTAGCAAGGTCCTCTTGCTCGATTCGGAACAGGTGACAGACAGTCTCCGCAGAAAGGAGTATGAGCCGTGGGACTCCATGGCCCACCTTGTCCTCATCTCGGAGATCGAGAACGAATTTGGAATCTTCTTTGAAGACGAAGAGGTCGCTGATATCTGGACAGTAGGTGACTTGAGAAAAGTTCTGGCCTCAAAGATCAGTTAGTCTCGTTTTGCTTTACGGGCTGGCGTTCAAGTCTCTGGACCATTCTTGCAGGATTCCCGGCGACCATTGTCCACGCTTGGACATCACGGCTGACCACTGCTCCAGCCGCCACAATTGCTCCCTTTCCGATTCTGACCCCGGGCAGGATAATTGCTCCACTGGCGATCCACGCGCCGTCCTCAATGACGACCTTCTTTGGCGGATTGCTATAAGCTCCTGTAAACCTGTGGTATGGACTTGTTCCCGAATGGGCCATGATCTGCACGCCCGGACCTAATGAGACCCAATCGCCAATCTCGACCATGTCTGGATGTTCACTGTCGATCTGAACAAGATAACCCATAAAGACCCCCTTGCCAATCTTGACACCACATCTTCGATGCACCGCTGCACGAAATTGCCAGAACGGCGAGAGCCACGCCAAGACTCTGAGAAGTCGTCCCATCAGTTTACCCATTCTAATCACTTCTTGTCAAATAGTATTTCCAGATCTGTCTGCGTAGGTAATCTGAGAACACCCAATTATCAATGTCTCCTGTCAGAAGAAGACAAAATGAGGCACCATCTCTCCATTCACCCTTTTGTTTCCATTGTTGTACAGCCTCTGTTGGAGTAGGACACCACCCGTTTAGCTGTGTAGCATATTCGACAAGTTCTCTCAGGCAGCCAACATATTTCCGCTGGCCGATTCTGATTGGGTGCAGGTCGAACATGATGACCCCTCTATGCATGGATGCCTTCTTGACCTCATGCTTGAGCCGACGTGTGATCTGTGGCGGCGTCATTCCAAGCGTGTCGATCATTCTATCATCGCTCCACACATTTAATGGAATGAAGACTGTGTCCGATTGCCTGCCATCGATAGGTACCTGAAAGAACTGTGTTCTCTCCCGGTGTTCAGGTCTATACCCGAGACCTCCGTCCCAGATTAGTCCGTGTCTATCTATGAGTTCCGGCATGTCGTCTGTGTAATTATCATAGGGTGCACGAAAGCCTGTGATCTTCACGCCTATCTTTTGAAAGGCCTGCAGGCTTCTACGAAAGTCCTCTTCTCTTGCACTCGCTGAGATCTGTGGATATCTGATATGATTGAACCCATGACTGGCCACTTCGTGACCCGCATCAGTGATCATTCTGATAAGGTCAGGTCTCATAGTGGCAACAGCAGCCACCGTGGGAAATGCGAACTTGGCATCGAAGGGTTTGAGGGTCTCAATTATATTGTTTAATAATTCTTTGAATGGTCTTCTATGAAGACTCATCATCTTGATAAATTGACGTGGGGCTCTGACGCCCCAACGTTTCACGAGTTGTTGTGCATACCTTCCCGTGGACAGATCTCAGACCTCACCATTTTGTACATGCTGAATCATCGTATGCATTTCATAAGAGTTGCGGACTCTCATTTGGCAATGAATTCATGAGCAATGAGTTCAAACAGCTCGTCTGTATATTGACGATCGACCTTTGCTTGGATATAGTTGCAGAGTTCAATGAAGTCCTTTGTTCTTGCATCTGCATCTGCACTACTGGCCAATATCTTCTTGGTAGTCTTGACCACCTGTCGAACGACATTTTTGGCATGTTTGTACTCCTTCACAACCTTTGCAGTCTCCTGTTCAATCCTCTGTATCTGGCTCTTTATCCTGATGTCTGAGATCTTGTCACTTCCTAGCGACTTAACGAGATCCATCAATACATCAAGGATGCCGTTCTGAAGCCCCGCTATTAATGCCTCGATCTCATAGGCTGTGAACTTTATCTCGGTCTCATTTACGGTGATCGACCATTTCAGATCACTGCTTCTATTGATTGTGATTTCTCGGTCGTCTATGTTCATATGTTCGACATAGAACCTGCTATCAACGCTGCTCACCAGAGAAGTCTTGAGCAGTGCCGCCTCCGTAATCTTGATCTTGGCACTCTGTCCACCATTCATGATGACAAGACAGAGACCGTTCTGTGGCTTGACCTTTTGGACATAATCTGATGCAGGGGCGACCTCGACAGGTGGAAGATTCTTGAGCAATTTTGCGAGATCACGTACTTCCCTTTCAGTCATGAAGTACTGCTGGTTATCACCTGCAATCACGATAGTTCCATCTTCACTTCGTTCAAACTGAATTTTGTTGCCTCCGCCTACACCCGTTGTCTTGTGATAGACCTGTTTGTAGTTTCGGGCGGTCTGAGCAAGTTTCTCTAATGCTGCTGCTACCATATGGGCTTCTCCATACCCAATTGTGATCTCAGCAGATCCATCCGTGGCGCGACCGATGCCTAATGCACCATCTCTCCTTATCTTGACGTACATGATTAGACCCACTCTGACGTACGGGTTACTACAAAAAACTGTTGTGCATACAACATCAAGGTAGAACAAGTGCGCAGAAGGCTGTCCACCTTCTGCGAAATCAACTGTATATCATATCGAGTCAGTGACATCGAACTTGAGGGTTCCTGCCTCCTTAGTCTTCAGGGCGATGTCGATCTTGTGTTCGCCTGCTGCTAAGGGATCCCCCTCAACTCGTAAGGTGATGTCTACCCCGACCTTTATCATGAATGGGCTGCTCTCAGAGACCTCTGAGGCCTTGACCTCAACGCCTTCCGCCTCGATAAAGGTGCTATCTAGAGGAATCTCCACATCGTCAATCTTGATTGGCTCCATCCCGATGGCTGTGCCTTGGGAGAGAGCGTTTTTCAGTTTGAATGAAAAGCCCTTGTCTGTATTAGTAAGGCTTTTCTTGACATAGAGCTTCCTCAATAGGAAACTTGGAATCTGCATAATTGTTCCTCCATATAGACGTACTTAATTTTCACAGCCCCCTCATTTTTATACATTCCGAACTGCATTATTCTCAATTACAATTTTGTTCTCTTATCTATTGGCTCGTGTGATCGAGAACTGGCCTGACTGTGTGAGCGTCAGTCTAAAATAAATAAATGACGCGGACTCGCCGCGTCACATTCGTCTATAAATCGCCAGGCTTGAGAAGTCTTGTCCGGGCTTGGAATATTGGTCCCGAGATTCCCATCACTATTTTTACGAAGTCTGGATCCTCGCTGACAAGCCCGATCACATCCCGGTCGTTCGCGGAGGCAGGGGCAAGCATGATCTCTTCGCTGTCCATGATACATGCATAGATGTCCTTCTCATTGCGAACTCTCACGCGCACATTACCTCGGCCGACTAATGGACCCGCTCGTTGTTCGAGTGGTCCTCCTTCCGTCACTACGAGTTCGACTCCCACGCTCGATTTGAGTTCAACAAGTAGTTCGGTGGGAATATCGTTCGGGTCGGGGATGATCATCGTGACCTTTGATTTGGCACGTTGGACCATGTCTTTCATGTGCGCGAGCACTGCACGGCGTGTGACGACCATCCATGTCTTTCTTGCACCCGGATAGTCTGACTTTTGTAAGGTGTCAAGTACCGTGGTCAGAATATTGGCTACCTGTGAGCCGCTATCTACAGACGTTCCCGCAAAGGCCTCCTCTAATGTCTGTTCCGTGAGACCCAGCATTGGACTGCTCTCCGTCTCTGTGAGGAGTTTCTCCAGCGTAGTCTTGGCCTCGGCCACACTGCCCTCAAGTGCATTATATCCCTCAGTGATCATATCCACCAGAGCACTCTTGAGGGCGTCGAGAGAACTGGTCGTCTTGTCAAGGCTTGCGTCTACGAGCTCCACCGCCCGTGTCTTAAGTTTATCACCAGCGTCGGATCCGGTTCTCTTCAGTCGTTCTCCCAGCTCGTCCATGTTTGTGCGTGCCTCCTCGATTGTGGACTCGACCGCTGAACTTCTCTGTGATACGACTTTGTCTACTTCGCCCTCAGAGCGATTCACAATGGACTCTACGTGCGTTCGCATCTCTGTGGCCTTTTCGCCCAGATCCGTCTTGACCCCTTCAAGTGTAGTATTGATTCCTGATGTGAATGCAGTCTTTGCTTCTTCGAGAGCGGCTGCTACCGAGCTGAGGTCGTTATTGACAGTCTGTGATGTCGTCTCAAGAGCGCCACTTGTGGTGTTCTTTGTCTCGGCAAGTCGCTGTTGTGCTTCCTGATCGATCTCACTTAGACGATCCATAATGGACGTCTTGGCAGATGTGCTCTCTTGGTGAAGCGAAGAGGTCCCATCCTCAATGGTGCCTGTGAGCGCTGTTGAGATGGACTCTACAGTCTGTTGGACCGAGTCATGTAGTTGTTGTGAGTCCTGCGAGACCTTCTGGAGGGCGGCCTCTGTGGCCTCCGCAGTCGTGCGTGTAAGATGATTGACTGTTGCGCTCGTCTTGGACTTTGTAGTAGTCACTGCTTCTGCGATATTGGTTGTGATGTTCTCGAGAATTGTTCTGGTTTCGGTGGCCGTCTGTTCCATTGTCTGACGGCTTGCTGCAATGGTCTCCTCATGTCTGAGCTGCACGTTATTGACGGTCTGTTCCTTGACAGTTCTAATCTTATCTAACATTGCAGTTCTAGACTCAGCAGTCCTCCCAAGTAGTGTACTCACGGACTCGGCCTCACGAGATATCGCTGCATTAATGGAGGACTCAATCCGTCTTGACATATCATCATGTGCAGTCCTGTACGTGGTGAGTTGTTCCGAAAGTGCGTTCTCGATCTGTTGGAGCTGGTTCTCAACAGCCTGCATGATCTCAGAGACCGCAGACTCCGCCATCGACTGTATTTGCTGTGTCGCCTGACTGGTGGCTGCTTGAATTCGTGACTGAAGATCCTCTGTCAGTGTTTTCAGTTCGTCTGTGGTCTGCGACGCATAGGCGTTGACCTTTGACTTGAGGCTCTCTGATATGGTTGTGAGTTCACGAGAGAGTGTTGCTCTTGTATTATCAAGGAGTTCGGTGTTGGTGTTGAGCGATTGTCTATTCAGTTCAGTTAATGAGTTGCCCGTCTGATGGAGCGAGTCTTCAAGGGCGCTCTTCAGTTCTTCAAGGCTGGCCTCTGTGGAGCTGATGAACTCGTTGGTAGCCACCTCTGAACTTCCCACTAATGTGTTGCCAGCATCTTTGGCTATCGTGCTGAGAGATTCCGAGGTGCTGACAATGGTCTGGTCCTCAACACGTAGGAACCCTTCGATCTGATCCGAGAGCGAGTTCTTCGCTGTGTCCACTGTAGTGGCAAGCTCGGCCATTGTTGTATCTAGATCGGTTCTAAATTCTTCAGTGAATCTTTCATGATCTTGGCTCATCTGTTGGACTATCTGTTCCAACTTTGATTTGTGATCCACGAGTAGACCATCGGTACTACTCTGAAGTTCCTCTAACTGGGATACTCCCTGATTCTTTACAGTGTCAAGGCCCTCGGCCATACGACTGGTGATGTTATCAATGATTGTACCCAACGTGTTCTTGGCATCTGTGACTGTGGACTCAATTCTCTTTGTTGCATCTTCCACTGTCGCTGTGGTAGAAGTCCCGGCCGTTCCGATGTATTGAGTGACATTTTCTTTTGCGGAGTGGATAGACGCTACAGCCCTACTGTATTGTGTTTCGGCAGTCTCCTGAACAGTCAATCCTTGAGCATCAATGCTTGATCCCGCTCTCTCCTCAAAGGTGTCCACCACCGAGTGCAGGTCATTTGACGTATCCCCTGTGATGCTCTTTGCGGAAGATGCCCATGACTTCATGTCGGCTATCAGTGAGTTGGCAATGCTGGCGATACTGTTCTTTGTATCTGCTATGACCGGATCGATCATGTGTGGCAGTTCGCTCTCCCATTCACCAAGGGTCGCTTCTGCTTGAGTTGCAAACACCCGCTTGTCCTCGGCTAATGTCCCTTTTGCGGAGGTGAGCGAATTCTCCACTTGTGAAACGCTCTCACCTTTCTTGGAGGCCATCCTCTCCGCCTGTGCTGTCAGATCCCCTGAGGCCTTGCCTGCACTCTCTACCAGTGCATCACGTACTTTCTTTGAGGCCTCAGCGACCTGCGACTTCAGATCATCCCGGATCTTCCCAATTTGGGTTCCCAGATCTCTCAACTCAGCAGCGAGCCCCTCGAAGGGCGGAACTGCTTGGTAACGCGGAATTATCCCCGGTAACTCGATTGCGAGTTTCATGTCAACAAGGTTCTTCACTAGTTCCTCAGCCTTATCATAATCGACATCAAGTAATAGGCTCACATCGCCTGTTGTGATGTTGCCAGTTGCAAGCATGAGCGAGTATGTCTTCATTCCGTGCTCATCGAGTCCGGTAATTTTATCCACGGCATTCTGTTCTGTCATGTTTCTCCTCATCCCAAGAATTACGGTCAATCTTTTTTGAGCCCTGTTCCCAATATCTCTTGTGTATTTTTTCTTTACAGAGCCGCATTGAATACTCGTTTCTTATCTGCGAAAAGTTATATGTGGATTTGGAATGACACACTCAAACGCCTCAGTGGGGAAAATAATGCAATTCTTTAATCCATTTGATATGTCCGGAATATTTGGTTTCGCAATGCTGATGTTTCTTATACCAATCATCTTTTTTGTTATCATTCTCATTGTGGTCCTAAAGTTCGCAACTGGTGCTGGCAATGCGGTAAGCACGTTTGTAACAAGTATGCCAAGTTTTGCCGATGCGAGTGCTCCCTCTGTACGTTCAGATGGTGCTGATCTTCGTACTGTGCGCTTACCTGCCAAGTGTCCATCCTGCGGGGCCGATCTCTCGACTGAGAGCATTGACTGGGTGGGGCCGCTTGAGGCAAGGTGTTCCTATTGTGGCGCGACTGTGCGAGCCAAATTTGAACGCGTGTGACAGTAATATTTTAAATATGACCTTATTAGAATTGATAGGCTATCAAAGTCCATCCGACAACATTACATGATATTACCTGGAAAACATCATAGTTATTAGACCTGTACTGTTATGAATGAGGTACGTGACCACCGTGACCGTAGCGCTAGAAATGAAACATGATGGGACATCCTCCCAAATAGACCTCTCCATTAATGATCTAAAGGCCGATAAGGTCTATTGTGTTGTTGATGAGAAGAACCGATCTATCTATATTTGGCAGGGCCGTGATGCTGGAGTGCGCCACAAGTTCGTAGGTGCCACAGTTGCCCGGGAGCTCCGCCTTGAACAGGGGCCGCACTTTCGAGTAAAGGCTGTCCAACAGGGCGAAGAACCACAATCGTTCCTGCAATTATTATGATCTGTGACTCGCCACAACATTCTATAGAGCTTCATCTCTCCTCATTGATGAGGTAAGCCCTATTGAGAGGTCTAATGAAGACTGCAAGAGGTCCAGATAATCTGGAGTTACGCGAAGTTGATGAACCTTCACCTCATCGTGGTGAGGTGCTTGTGGAGGTGGCAGCCGCAGGGATCTGTGGTTCTGATGTCCACATCAAACACGACACTGCTTTCTATACGCCTCCTGTGATTCTCGGTCATGAATATTCGGGGCGTGTAATTGCAGTTGGGGAAGGTGTTGAGAACATCCAAGTTGACGATCAAGTTGTAGGTCCTGCCACAGCGTATTGCGGTCAGTGCTATCACTGCAAGACTGGCCACATGAATCGATGTACTGCTCCTGACAAACGGATTATTGGTGTATCCCGTGCTAATGGTGCATTTGCAAAATACGTGGTCATTCCCGAATATATTGTCCACAAGATCCCAAAGGGTCTCTCACTGGAGGAGGCAGCTCTGTCCGAGCCCACTGCCTGTGTAGTACATACTCTTGTTGAGGAGACCCCCATTAAACCTGGTGACACTGTATTGGTGCAGGGTCCCGGCACGACTGGTCTTCTCTCTATTCAGATTGCCAAGGCCATGGGTGCTTCACGTGTCATTGTTACAGGTGTCACATCTGATCGTTGGAGGCTCGACATTGCAGAGAAGATCGGGGCGGATCTGACAATTGATGTTCAGGCGGAAAAAGATGCTGTCGATATAGTACGTGATTATACCGATGGTATTGGTGCAGATGTTGTCATTGAGGCCTCAGGTGCAGGGCCCGCAAGGCGACAGGCCTTTGAGTTTGTCAAGGTGACAGGCTATATCTCCCTCATTGGTCTACAGGGACGACCTGTCGATGTGAACCTTGATGATATTGTGACAAAGGAACTTCATGTGCTTGGGACCTGGGGAACACTCCCCTCTACGTGGGTGACCACACTCAAGATGATGGCCTCTCGGCAGATTGATGTTGCCCCCCTGATCACCCATCGTATCAGTCTGAGTGAGTGGAAGAAGGGATTTGAGTTGATGGAGTCCCAACAAGCGATAAAGGTCCTATTTACCGACCTGAACTAGAAGGTCATTTCTTTCGCGGGGCCCATTCATCAAGAGCATCTTGCACATGTGCGATGTGTGACAC encodes:
- a CDS encoding polysaccharide deacetylase family protein, whose amino-acid sequence is MKRWGVRAPRQFIKMMSLHRRPFKELLNNIIETLKPFDAKFAFPTVAAVATMRPDLIRMITDAGHEVASHGFNHIRYPQISASAREEDFRRSLQAFQKIGVKITGFRAPYDNYTDDMPELIDRHGLIWDGGLGYRPEHRERTQFFQVPIDGRQSDTVFIPLNVWSDDRMIDTLGMTPPQITRRLKHEVKKASMHRGVIMFDLHPIRIGQRKYVGCLRELVEYATQLNGWCPTPTEAVQQWKQKGEWRDGASFCLLLTGDIDNWVFSDYLRRQIWKYYLTRSD
- a CDS encoding hydroxymethylglutaryl-CoA reductase, translated to MQIPSFLLRKLYVKKSLTNTDKGFSFKLKNALSQGTAIGMEPIKIDDVEIPLDSTFIEAEGVEVKASEVSESSPFMIKVGVDITLRVEGDPLAAGEHKIDIALKTKEAGTLKFDVTDSI
- a CDS encoding DEAD/DEAH box helicase family protein — encoded protein: MTETKSKYTPRGYQEYLLDRIVQLKGTNLLLELDCGLGKRFITHQIITKRFPDLKFIIVVHSSSSLVETVDYLRGEYGGLDDELGELSSRVPSRRRVQMLEDNRIIVSTPQVLAGMLQKHLDHFESFDAVLINEVDTLIRRTSGRTTLIFPWPTILSLTEGKWIIGMSGTLRDDHAVFNEEQIEIRRELVTLQKHIRDAVVISMDELYGTDVEDFLEPTLLKVEPVADTKIRSIAHVIDEIIRDTRGEIRQQLDEEGNLHLIGDDVRRIHLMLERLPIDDELKGRYSGLLMLRKYIYAMPPHQFLRMFRGKTITHYFDVAALRRTFPKVSSKTWRVVEIAKDHTKTLVLTSYLEMVSQIKWALEKAGLQALTITGQTRNARDVLRQFREDVDARVLVLSPVGERDLDIPQAEVMVVCDTINTTKTMYQKFKRTRGGLVVLLVYQGTYEERKAHYLLKSVAEKYPWSVTIAE
- a CDS encoding 4'-phosphopantetheinyl transferase superfamily protein, with the translated sequence MGSSIGIGLDIAEVNRFRSLGVTHPFFTRVFTVSERDYCMTYSDPFPHFAGLFAAKEAVIKALSHQAYLPLQRVEIQHSPSGSPQVSVPVTITRSIILSISHSSQYAVAVALSLSPNGTIDPDELHLMIETLATKALPMEVSQSE
- a CDS encoding zinc-binding dehydrogenase — protein: MKTARGPDNLELREVDEPSPHRGEVLVEVAAAGICGSDVHIKHDTAFYTPPVILGHEYSGRVIAVGEGVENIQVDDQVVGPATAYCGQCYHCKTGHMNRCTAPDKRIIGVSRANGAFAKYVVIPEYIVHKIPKGLSLEEAALSEPTACVVHTLVEETPIKPGDTVLVQGPGTTGLLSIQIAKAMGASRVIVTGVTSDRWRLDIAEKIGADLTIDVQAEKDAVDIVRDYTDGIGADVVIEASGAGPARRQAFEFVKVTGYISLIGLQGRPVDVNLDDIVTKELHVLGTWGTLPSTWVTTLKMMASRQIDVAPLITHRISLSEWKKGFELMESQQAIKVLFTDLN
- a CDS encoding acyl carrier protein, whose protein sequence is MSSTDERLVEIVSKVLLLDSEQVTDSLRRKEYEPWDSMAHLVLISEIENEFGIFFEDEEVADIWTVGDLRKVLASKIS
- a CDS encoding HAD-IIIC family phosphatase, producing the protein MSEKLAKLLGVVRTDPSYLNLWSTYKRIQTMDLPTPDDLNKIVRLAVIGSSTLEPLAACVDVKTRLLGLFPITFVGGFNTYRQEALDPSSPLYAHNADVIILSVDAWSLLGQMFIAEFVRMSSDDRRAAFQKIVDDVASVAEALETKTSSLILVNNFIVPTFTPLGLVDNKQAYGLRDLFREANAQLEERFRATSRVFVVDLDTVAASFGKANVVNWNTYYRGSVPFSEGFTPILADEYLRYIRALKGLTKKCIVLDLDNTLWGGIIGEDGMEGIKLGNTSPGNEFVDFQRALLSLYNRGVILAVNSKNNPDDALQVLREHPYQVLREEHFAALRINWQSKVQNLIELAHEINIGLDSMVFIDDNPVEREQVRQALPEVLVVDLPKNPRLYRATLEDLHVFDVLSLTAEDMRRGEMYVGKRKRAELERSTGSLEDFLKTLDLKVRIKLADDFDTPRVVQLIGKTNQFNLTTRRHTDAEVQQFRKSPDHRVYSLAVRDRFGDEGVVGVAITRAEKTDWIIDTLLMSCRVIGRNIETAFLAKIIADAREAGAKRLVGEYIPTKKNAPAKDLYERHNFTLLGTEGDVTRWALDITEKTIEVPEYIELVEEWP
- a CDS encoding DUF4185 domain-containing protein, with product MLVCLIAFMIVFAGVILYYYTHRPIHLNATVVSQLTGQDALNNTQTVDVNGTDLGIVFDHQGMLYYMFGDTFGCGTGFALNWRSNTLAYSTDTDPSDGIMLKGWIIQPRSTYAKELIGSLKQDNVEMTSIPTAVYSDNHTIYVYYMSVKHWSSTGGMWTCNNASIAYSTDNGQNFVKAGNISWPGDSNFVQFGVAQGAPSDQLISSGDYIYLLATGSGRFKGAYLMRAPRNALLNQLGYSYFAGLNSSGGPTWTSDMTQAQLVLQKPVGELSVMWNSYLNKWTVWYTNNVAFAITLRTADNLWGPWSDPVIVADAKTYPGLYGSYVHPSLVEKSGSVVYFIMSRWSVYNTFVMRVDLSPIGPPVRATTLSPQMYAIPRSQFRDLFFASTLRL